Proteins encoded in a region of the Phalacrocorax carbo chromosome 15, bPhaCar2.1, whole genome shotgun sequence genome:
- the CABP1 gene encoding calcium-binding protein 1 isoform X5, producing MGNCVKSPLRNLSKKDRELRPEEIEELREAFKEFDKDKDGFINCRDLGNCMRTMGYMPTEMELIELSQQINMNLGGHVDFEDFVELMGPKLLAETADMIGVKELRDAFREFDTNGDGEISTSELREAMKKLLGQQVGHRDIEEIIRDVDLNGDGRVDFEEFVRMMSR from the exons GATAGAGAACTGCGTCCAGAAGAAATTGAAG AATTAAGAGAAGCCTTTAAGGAGTTTGATAAAGACAAGGATGGGTTTATTAactgcagggacctggggaaCTGCATGCGAACCATGGGCTACATGCCGACTGAGATGGAGCTAATAGAGCTCTCCCAGCAGATCAACATGAACC TGGGTGGCCATGTGGATTTTGAAGATTTTGTTGAGCTGATGGGACCAAAGCTGCTAGCAGAAACTGCAGACATGATTGGTGTAAAAGAGCTCCGTGATGCCTTCCGAGAG TTTGACACCAATGGTGATGGGGAGATCAGCACCAGTGAGCTGCGAGAAGCCATGAAGAAGCTTCTAGGGCAGCAGGTGGGCCATCGGGATATTGAAGAGATCATCCGGGATGTGGATCTGAATGGAGATGGGCGTGTTGATTTTGAAG AGTTTGTTCGCATGATGTCCCGTTGA